The DNA segment CTTTTGTATCAACTCAAGCAATTGTTCAAAATGGTGATAATATGAGCGGTGGTATGATTTTTGGTGTTATTCCACAAAATGAAGCAGAAATCAATCCTATTTACAAAGAAGCTGTAAAAGATCAGCTAATAAATAAATATGATTTAATTACAGGAATTGGTATAAGTGATAAACTTTTACTAACTTATGATAGCAAAGTAACTTTATACTTTACAGAACTTAATCCTGCTGGTTTTTCACTTATGCCAAAGATGAAAAGATTTAATTACTTGAGTTCTTTTAGATCAGGTCTAAATGCCTATGATAAAGCTTACATGTATACATCTATTGAAGCTCTACAGACACTACTTCAAAAAGAACCAAATGTTTATGATGGAATACATATATTATCAGATGATGCTTTTGGAGATATTGAAAAACTAAAAATTACATTAAAAGATGAAGGTGTAGGAATTGTTGGTTGGTGGCAACAAAATGGAAATTTCTTTGCTGCTATGAAAATGGAAAAAACTGCTCTATTTATAGTTTTAATGCTAATTATCCTTGTTGCTTCTTTAAATATTATTTCTTCTTTATTAATGACTGTAATGAGTAGAAGAAAAGAGATTGCCCTACTTTTATCAATGGGTGCTAGCTCAAAAGAGATAAAATCAATTTTCTTAAGAGTTGGAACGATTATAGGGTTTGGTGGTATTATTTTAGGAATAATTTTAGGATTTATTGGTTATTTCTTACTTGATACTTTTGATATAGTATCTTTACCTGCTGATGTTTATGGAAGTGCAAAATTACCTTTAGATTTGGCTCTTACAGATTTTGTTTCTATAATTGTTGGAGCTGTTTTAATAGTTCTTGTATCATCTTATTATCCAGCAAGCCGTGCTACAAAAATTGATGTAATTGATGTATTAAGAAATGAGTAAAATTTTACTTATTTCTTAAAGTTTTATATCCATTCTTTTTAAAATTTCATAAGTTTTCGTAACATCATAAGTTGCACTATGATATTTTGATGAATCAAACTCTATTCCAAAATAATTACAAGTTTCATCTAATTTTGGATTCTTTAAAACTCCATTTTTACCATAAGATTTTACAAGATGTTTATTTCCAGACATAGTACAAATATGATTTTTAAAGATTACTCTATTATTTATATGTCTTAATTCAAAACTTATATTATGAGCTATTAAAGTAGAACTACCTTTGCAAAACTCTTCAAAATCTAAATCTTCACTAAAATAAGAGCTATAAGTTTTATCCTTTCTATAATCAAGTATTAATTCAGGAGTTAATCTGTGAACTGAATATGAATAAAAATTAAGAGGATATCTTGACAAGTAGTATCTGTGGAATTTATCTAAAACATTAAAATTTTTATCTATTTTAACTGCGGCAACTTCAAAAACATCGCCAATATTATGTGTGTTTGTTTCAAAATCTAAAATAATCATTGATTATTCTACAATAATTTAACTCAAAGCAAAGGCTTTGAGTTATCTTGAATAAGAAAAACCTCCATAAAAGTTTGTTCTTCCTCCATCATAATAATTCGGTCCATTATGATGTTTATTATGTCCATGTTTTTTATGGTGGTGTTTTGGAACATAATGGTGAGGTCTAGGATGTCCACCAATATAATTTATTG comes from the Aliarcobacter cibarius genome and includes:
- a CDS encoding ABC transporter permease; the protein is MNKALVNFIVKKYLRFDKKNPFISVSAILAFIGVAIGVMVLILSMAIMNGTAKEFERKLFTMNYPLTIYPKMANTVNEELLNKLTKEYPNLKFSPFVSTQAIVQNGDNMSGGMIFGVIPQNEAEINPIYKEAVKDQLINKYDLITGIGISDKLLLTYDSKVTLYFTELNPAGFSLMPKMKRFNYLSSFRSGLNAYDKAYMYTSIEALQTLLQKEPNVYDGIHILSDDAFGDIEKLKITLKDEGVGIVGWWQQNGNFFAAMKMEKTALFIVLMLIILVASLNIISSLLMTVMSRRKEIALLLSMGASSKEIKSIFLRVGTIIGFGGIILGIILGFIGYFLLDTFDIVSLPADVYGSAKLPLDLALTDFVSIIVGAVLIVLVSSYYPASRATKIDVIDVLRNE
- a CDS encoding 3'-5' exonuclease gives rise to the protein MIILDFETNTHNIGDVFEVAAVKIDKNFNVLDKFHRYYLSRYPLNFYSYSVHRLTPELILDYRKDKTYSSYFSEDLDFEEFCKGSSTLIAHNISFELRHINNRVIFKNHICTMSGNKHLVKSYGKNGVLKNPKLDETCNYFGIEFDSSKYHSATYDVTKTYEILKRMDIKL